A window of the Desulfobacula toluolica Tol2 genome harbors these coding sequences:
- a CDS encoding SurA N-terminal domain-containing protein translates to MKKIINRFVFSLAIISFSFCGSVSADVVDRIVAIVNNDIVTLVQLNKESLPYIKNIESSGYSDEKKQEMMQDVTKKILDRLVDSSLTQQEAKKYQIMVSDDEIDNAVENLKKEKALTLEELENALGQEGLTLTEYRETIKKQILQARLINYAVKSKVVITESDIKKRYEIDADKYSGKKKYHLRNILMDNEDEIKKIKKQLDENKEFVPLAKQYSFAPNASDGGDLGIFDIHNFSETIKESISRLTKGEHTDVISTAQGFQIFYIQDIVLEGRKTYEQAHDEIRGILYREQVEEQFKTWLESLKKKAHIKIML, encoded by the coding sequence ATGAAAAAGATAATCAATAGGTTTGTTTTTTCTTTGGCTATAATAAGTTTTAGTTTTTGTGGATCTGTATCAGCAGATGTTGTCGACAGGATTGTTGCCATTGTGAATAATGATATTGTCACCTTGGTACAGCTGAATAAAGAGTCTTTGCCATATATAAAAAATATTGAATCTTCCGGGTATTCGGATGAAAAGAAACAAGAGATGATGCAAGATGTCACTAAAAAGATTCTTGACAGGTTGGTTGACAGCTCATTAACCCAGCAGGAAGCCAAAAAATATCAAATCATGGTATCTGATGATGAGATTGATAATGCAGTGGAAAATTTAAAAAAAGAAAAAGCACTGACCCTGGAAGAATTAGAAAACGCTTTGGGTCAGGAGGGGTTAACTTTAACTGAATATCGTGAAACCATTAAAAAGCAGATATTGCAAGCCAGGTTAATAAACTATGCTGTAAAATCAAAGGTTGTGATAACTGAATCTGATATAAAGAAACGATATGAAATTGATGCGGACAAATATTCAGGCAAAAAAAAATATCATTTGAGAAATATCCTTATGGATAATGAGGATGAAATTAAAAAAATTAAAAAACAATTGGATGAAAATAAAGAATTTGTCCCCCTTGCAAAACAATACTCATTTGCACCTAATGCATCCGATGGCGGGGATCTTGGAATATTTGACATCCATAATTTTTCTGAAACGATCAAAGAGAGCATATCCAGGTTGACTAAAGGGGAGCATACAGATGTTATTTCAACCGCCCAGGGATTCCAAATTTTTTATATCCAAGACATTGTTTTGGAGGGTCGCAAAACATATGAACAAGCCCATGATGAGATTCGCGGAATCCTATACCGTGAACAGGTTGAGGAACAATTCAAGACCTGGCTCGAATCCTTAAAAAAAAAGGCTCACATAAAAATTATGCTTTGA
- the dinB gene encoding DNA polymerase IV, translated as MILHIDMDAFFAAVEQRDNPALKNKPVIVSGKSKRSVVSTASYEARKFGIRSAMPVFQAMQKCDHLIIIPANIKKYQADSKKIMEILSGFSPLVEPVSIDEAYVDITGCERLFGSPQEIACAIKKSIYTQLFLTSSVGIAPIKFLAKIASDMNKPDGLTIITKDQVKDFICTLPIQKVQGIGKSTMKQMDYLQIKNLGDIKKYDLDILTRKFGKMGPRLLALANGIDPSKVETDRTRKSISSEITLSKDIFDFEAVKHEILDRCQTVGKDLRQKKLVCENVFIKLKFSDFSQITRSRKLDTLICSSSAIFKEALDLYKKIRLKKKIRLIGVGVTGLKDKDTPVQMLLIKTQDRQKIQWESVDKAVDSISKKFGNHIVKKASLNQLCQSSHRRKNHMKNKIQVKVNIKGRVQGVYYRAETKNTADRFGVKGYVKNLSNGSVEAVFEGDQKIVTQMIEWCHQGPSAANVEHVQVEKTNNLSKFENFDIRY; from the coding sequence ATGATCTTGCACATTGATATGGATGCATTTTTTGCAGCGGTTGAGCAAAGAGATAACCCGGCTCTTAAAAACAAACCTGTCATTGTGTCCGGCAAATCGAAAAGAAGCGTTGTGTCAACGGCCAGTTATGAAGCGCGAAAATTTGGTATCCGATCCGCCATGCCGGTATTCCAGGCTATGCAAAAATGTGATCACCTGATTATAATTCCGGCAAATATAAAAAAATATCAGGCTGATTCCAAAAAAATTATGGAAATTCTTTCTGGCTTTTCCCCTTTGGTGGAACCGGTTTCCATTGATGAAGCATATGTTGATATTACCGGTTGTGAAAGGCTGTTCGGCTCGCCACAGGAGATTGCTTGTGCCATAAAAAAAAGCATCTATACACAGCTGTTCTTGACCAGCTCCGTGGGAATTGCTCCCATTAAATTTTTGGCTAAAATAGCATCTGACATGAACAAACCCGATGGATTGACAATAATTACAAAAGACCAGGTAAAAGATTTTATTTGTACTCTGCCCATTCAAAAAGTTCAGGGGATTGGAAAAAGCACGATGAAACAGATGGACTATTTACAGATCAAAAACCTTGGGGACATAAAAAAATATGATCTTGACATATTGACCCGAAAATTCGGAAAAATGGGTCCCCGACTTTTAGCACTTGCAAACGGCATTGATCCGTCAAAGGTTGAAACAGATCGCACCAGAAAGTCTATCTCAAGCGAAATCACTCTTTCGAAAGATATTTTTGATTTTGAAGCTGTAAAACATGAGATATTGGACCGATGCCAGACTGTTGGCAAGGACTTAAGACAAAAGAAACTGGTATGTGAAAATGTATTTATTAAACTGAAATTTTCCGACTTTTCCCAGATCACCAGGAGCAGGAAGCTTGATACATTGATTTGTTCTTCATCAGCCATTTTTAAAGAAGCACTTGACCTGTATAAAAAAATCCGGTTAAAAAAGAAAATAAGACTTATCGGTGTTGGTGTTACAGGACTCAAAGACAAAGATACCCCGGTTCAGATGCTGTTGATAAAAACTCAGGACAGGCAAAAAATACAATGGGAATCGGTAGATAAGGCAGTAGATTCAATATCAAAAAAATTTGGCAATCATATTGTTAAAAAAGCATCTTTAAACCAATTATGCCAATCAAGCCACAGGAGAAAAAATCACATGAAAAATAAAATCCAGGTAAAGGTGAATATCAAAGGCAGAGTGCAAGGTGTTTATTACCGGGCTGAAACAAAAAACACCGCTGACCGGTTTGGCGTCAAAGGATATGTTAAAAACCTTTCCAATGGATCCGTAGAAGCCGTGTTTGAAGGAGATCAAAAAATAGTCACTCAGATGATCGAATGGTGCCATCAAGGGCCTTCAGCAGCAAATGTTGAACATGTCCAGGTTGAAAAGACAAATAACTTGTCGAAGTTTGAAAATTTTGACATTCGATATTAA
- a CDS encoding PilZ domain-containing protein: MFWKKKNPEADVIIHESEDQRQSYRYNFKQGQGFQITFKEKKVWVLNISAGGIAFNNNGFKLFDFDFITFTLDIPNFKGNSTFYSGLRVLRIDNKKICHCIFEHCSLEQHELIHKYVLEMQKNDLAH; this comes from the coding sequence TTGTTCTGGAAAAAAAAGAACCCAGAAGCTGACGTCATCATTCATGAGTCAGAAGACCAGAGACAATCCTATAGATACAATTTCAAACAGGGTCAAGGGTTTCAAATTACGTTCAAAGAAAAAAAAGTGTGGGTTCTTAATATAAGTGCAGGTGGAATAGCATTTAATAATAATGGTTTTAAGCTGTTTGACTTTGATTTTATTACCTTCACGCTTGATATCCCAAACTTTAAGGGTAATTCGACTTTCTATTCAGGATTGCGGGTATTAAGAATTGACAATAAAAAAATCTGTCACTGTATTTTTGAACACTGCTCACTGGAACAGCATGAACTGATCCACAAATACGTTCTTGAGATGCAAAAAAATGATCTTGCACATTGA
- a CDS encoding OmpA/MotB family protein, producing the protein MRHDTYDSIFPADDDDATWLVTYADLVTILLVFFVLLYTLSFFEKEQYRKAVETIKVQVEENENLIGLMELMEIPETADTQITIEDITGLHSREKSLFNNITKFVQSSEQKQNISSRILDGKIIVTIKGKALFNSGSASLNNASILIFDEIVQILYDYPEYNINIKGHTDNIPISTPIFPSNWELSAIRATTVLQYLVLQGIRPQRLTATGYGDVMPLVPNTSEENRAQNRRVEFVLEKKEPRS; encoded by the coding sequence ATGAGACATGACACATATGACAGCATATTTCCTGCCGATGATGATGATGCAACATGGCTTGTGACCTATGCCGATCTTGTGACCATCCTTCTGGTCTTTTTTGTCCTGCTGTATACCCTTTCATTTTTTGAAAAGGAACAATACAGAAAGGCTGTTGAAACAATCAAAGTACAGGTGGAAGAAAATGAGAACCTGATCGGTTTGATGGAATTGATGGAAATACCGGAAACCGCTGATACACAAATCACTATTGAGGATATTACAGGTCTCCATTCAAGGGAAAAATCATTATTCAACAACATTACTAAATTTGTACAATCCAGCGAACAAAAACAAAACATTTCATCCAGAATTCTGGATGGTAAAATTATTGTGACCATTAAAGGAAAAGCATTGTTCAATTCTGGATCAGCCTCTTTGAACAATGCTTCTATTCTTATTTTTGATGAAATCGTTCAAATTCTTTATGATTATCCTGAATATAACATTAACATCAAGGGTCATACGGACAACATCCCAATTTCCACACCCATTTTTCCTTCTAACTGGGAACTGTCTGCTATTCGGGCCACCACTGTCTTACAATATCTTGTATTGCAAGGAATCCGCCCCCAGCGGCTGACTGCCACTGGATATGGAGACGTCATGCCTTTGGTGCCAAACACTTCTGAAGAGAACAGAGCGCAAAACAGGAGGGTCGAATTTGTTCTGGAAAAAAAAGAACCCAGAAGCTGA
- a CDS encoding motility protein A, which translates to MDMASFTGIVSGLSLIISAIYIGGDLHNFVNIQGLMIVFGGTIATTLITFQFKDVMAAFKAAYFVFSKDKEDPNEAVETMIKLSHISRRQGLLELGKVKTDSLFLKKACGLLADGSSEEVIRAALTTEIKSLQLRHFIVQDVFKKMGLYAPAFGMLGTLIGLVQMLSRLQDPSKIGPAMAVALLTTFYGSLLSTLFFLPIAGKLRSRTVIEIINLEIKLEGSISIIKNNNPVIIYEKLSSFISSRLRKPIKKANLKQKNET; encoded by the coding sequence ATGGATATGGCATCTTTTACTGGTATTGTTTCCGGCCTTTCGTTAATCATCAGTGCCATCTATATAGGCGGGGACCTTCACAATTTTGTAAATATCCAGGGATTGATGATTGTCTTTGGGGGAACCATTGCCACCACATTGATCACTTTTCAATTCAAGGATGTGATGGCTGCCTTTAAGGCTGCTTATTTTGTTTTTTCCAAAGACAAGGAAGATCCCAATGAAGCTGTTGAAACAATGATAAAGCTCAGTCATATCAGCAGGCGCCAGGGGCTTCTTGAACTTGGTAAAGTTAAAACCGACTCTCTTTTTTTAAAAAAGGCCTGTGGGCTTCTGGCAGACGGCTCCTCCGAGGAAGTGATCCGGGCGGCACTGACCACTGAAATTAAATCCCTTCAATTGCGGCATTTCATTGTTCAAGACGTGTTTAAAAAAATGGGGCTATATGCCCCGGCCTTTGGCATGCTGGGAACATTAATCGGTCTTGTACAAATGCTAAGCCGTCTCCAGGACCCCTCAAAAATAGGTCCGGCAATGGCTGTGGCTTTGCTGACGACGTTTTACGGTTCTTTATTGTCCACTTTGTTTTTCCTTCCCATTGCAGGAAAACTGCGATCAAGAACCGTGATTGAAATCATTAATCTTGAAATCAAACTGGAAGGCTCTATTTCAATTATTAAAAACAACAATCCGGTTATTATTTATGAAAAACTTTCCAGTTTTATCTCTTCAAGATTACGAAAACCCATAAAGAAAGCAAATTTAAAACAAAAGAATGAGACATGA
- a CDS encoding extracellular solute-binding protein translates to MKFKLIMGIVLMVFCFLTGCRNNNDIKKNESQDPPVLDPPGLENKITFREKNTYAVLPNTIHWLTNDSDPVFSSNKAQKGGIFHTAITSFPMTFRVVGPDSNGSFRSAILDNQLFLISIHPNTGRILPELATHWAFGEDKKTMYFKLDKDARWSDGKPVTAWDYAYTLEFMRSEHIIAPWYNDYYTKEIEAVIIYDEYTIGVKSTKAVPELYLKLGIAPTPEHYFVNLNDTFVQRYNWAIVPNTGAYQISEFKKGKFIKFKRKKDWWAKDKKYFKNRFNVDYVVFDVIRDSNLQWQYFKKGKLDTFGLTIPKYWHEKSNISLFQKGYIHKIWFFNDHERSAMGMWLNQDKEIFKDRRLCHAFAHAMNIEKVINNVLRGDYFRLSQAFAGYGEYTDDDIKPRQYDIAKVETLMRFTGWQRGNDGIWQKGETRFSVKVTYDHEDYTPRLVVLKEDALKAGIELLLERLDSTAMFKKFLEKKHDVAWMGWSTNIRPAYWQGWHSDNAHKPQTNNITNTDDPLLDELIDKYRATLNQEERITLSLNIQKVIHEIGAFVPTFMVPYVRQAYWRWLELPEFHGTKRSDSLFDPFSVTTGGLFWMNTDKKDQTLKAMKNDIQFEPVVILDEQFKKE, encoded by the coding sequence ATGAAATTTAAGCTGATTATGGGTATCGTGCTGATGGTGTTTTGCTTCCTGACGGGTTGCCGGAATAATAATGATATAAAAAAAAATGAAAGCCAAGACCCGCCCGTATTAGACCCTCCAGGATTAGAAAATAAGATCACTTTCAGGGAAAAAAATACTTATGCGGTTTTACCGAATACGATTCACTGGCTGACCAATGATTCAGATCCGGTTTTTTCGTCTAATAAGGCACAAAAAGGCGGAATATTTCATACCGCCATCACCAGTTTCCCCATGACCTTCCGGGTGGTAGGGCCGGATTCAAACGGCTCGTTTCGAAGTGCGATCCTGGATAATCAGTTATTTTTGATCAGTATCCATCCCAATACAGGCCGTATCCTTCCGGAGTTGGCTACCCACTGGGCCTTTGGGGAGGATAAAAAAACCATGTACTTCAAGCTGGACAAAGATGCCAGGTGGTCTGACGGCAAGCCTGTTACTGCCTGGGATTATGCTTATACCCTTGAATTTATGCGTTCTGAGCATATTATTGCACCCTGGTATAATGATTATTACACAAAAGAGATAGAAGCTGTAATAATTTATGATGAATATACTATTGGTGTAAAAAGCACTAAAGCCGTGCCTGAGCTTTACTTGAAATTAGGGATTGCCCCCACACCGGAACACTATTTTGTAAACCTTAATGACACATTTGTTCAACGCTATAATTGGGCGATTGTTCCCAATACCGGTGCCTATCAGATCAGCGAATTTAAAAAAGGAAAATTTATTAAATTTAAAAGGAAAAAAGACTGGTGGGCCAAGGATAAGAAATATTTTAAAAACCGATTTAATGTTGATTATGTTGTGTTTGACGTGATCCGGGATTCCAACCTTCAATGGCAGTATTTTAAAAAAGGCAAACTTGATACATTTGGTTTGACGATTCCCAAATACTGGCACGAAAAATCAAACATTTCCTTGTTTCAAAAAGGATATATCCATAAGATCTGGTTTTTTAATGACCATGAGAGATCTGCCATGGGGATGTGGTTGAACCAGGATAAGGAGATATTCAAAGACCGTAGGCTGTGTCATGCATTTGCACATGCAATGAACATTGAAAAAGTTATCAACAACGTATTAAGAGGTGATTATTTCAGGCTTTCCCAGGCATTTGCCGGTTACGGGGAATATACCGATGACGACATAAAACCAAGACAATATGATATTGCAAAAGTGGAAACATTAATGCGATTTACAGGATGGCAAAGAGGAAATGATGGTATCTGGCAAAAGGGTGAAACAAGGTTTTCCGTCAAGGTTACGTATGATCATGAGGACTATACTCCAAGGCTTGTGGTGCTTAAAGAAGATGCATTGAAGGCAGGAATTGAACTTTTGCTGGAAAGACTTGATTCCACGGCCATGTTTAAAAAATTTTTAGAAAAAAAACATGACGTCGCATGGATGGGATGGAGTACAAATATCAGACCCGCTTACTGGCAGGGGTGGCATTCCGACAATGCCCATAAACCACAGACAAACAATATCACCAATACGGATGATCCTTTACTGGATGAGCTGATTGATAAATACCGGGCAACCTTGAACCAAGAAGAAAGAATAACTCTTTCATTAAACATACAGAAGGTCATTCATGAAATCGGGGCCTTTGTGCCCACTTTTATGGTTCCCTATGTAAGACAGGCGTATTGGAGATGGCTTGAACTGCCTGAATTTCATGGAACCAAGCGATCCGACAGTCTTTTTGATCCTTTTTCAGTTACAACAGGGGGACTTTTCTGGATGAATACCGATAAAAAAGATCAAACCCTGAAAGCCATGAAAAACGACATACAATTTGAACCGGTTGTTATCCTGGACGAACAATTCAAGAAGGAGTAA
- a CDS encoding ABC transporter ATP-binding protein: MTDQIILDVRNLRVEFHTEQGIARAVDQVDFKLKKGRILGIAGESGCGKSVTALSIMRLLPKPVSRIVQGKAMFNGVDIFNLSINDMHHIRGKKIAMIFQEPMTALNPVHGIGKQIIEIYKLHFSEFSSYEMTTAAVTMLEKVGIPDPDKVMKKYPHQLSGGMRQRVMIAMALACEPQILIADEPTTALDVTVQAQILDLIKEFQKKSGMSVILITHDLGVIAENCDDVVVMYAGRIAEKATVTTLFKRPVHPYTKGLLTSIPSLSRKAKTILPTIKGNVQSVLNLPEGCRFAPRCPLAADICRKMIPRERRMDKNHTAACHLADI, encoded by the coding sequence GTGACTGACCAAATAATATTGGATGTCAGGAATCTTAGAGTAGAGTTTCATACCGAACAGGGAATCGCCCGGGCAGTTGATCAAGTTGATTTTAAACTCAAAAAAGGGAGAATTCTCGGCATTGCCGGGGAATCAGGATGTGGTAAAAGCGTTACTGCGCTAAGTATCATGAGGCTGTTGCCAAAACCTGTTTCAAGAATTGTTCAAGGCAAGGCAATGTTTAACGGAGTAGATATTTTTAATCTTTCGATAAATGATATGCATCATATAAGGGGTAAAAAAATTGCCATGATTTTTCAAGAACCCATGACAGCCCTTAATCCGGTTCATGGAATCGGCAAACAGATTATTGAGATTTATAAACTTCATTTTTCTGAATTCTCCTCTTACGAAATGACAACGGCTGCCGTTACCATGCTGGAAAAAGTCGGCATTCCTGATCCTGACAAGGTGATGAAAAAATATCCCCACCAGCTTTCCGGGGGAATGCGCCAGCGGGTAATGATTGCCATGGCATTGGCCTGTGAACCTCAAATTCTTATTGCGGATGAACCTACAACTGCTCTTGATGTCACTGTTCAGGCCCAGATTCTTGATTTAATTAAAGAATTTCAAAAAAAATCAGGAATGTCTGTGATATTGATTACCCATGATTTAGGTGTGATTGCGGAAAATTGTGATGATGTTGTTGTAATGTATGCTGGAAGAATTGCAGAAAAAGCAACGGTTACAACACTTTTTAAACGTCCCGTACACCCTTATACAAAAGGATTGTTAACATCAATTCCGTCTCTTTCTCGGAAAGCCAAAACCATCCTTCCGACAATAAAGGGAAATGTGCAGTCAGTATTAAATTTGCCGGAAGGTTGCAGATTTGCACCCCGCTGTCCGTTAGCTGCGGATATCTGTAGAAAAATGATACCCCGGGAACGAAGGATGGATAAGAATCACACGGCAGCCTGCCATTTAGCTGATATATGA
- a CDS encoding cold-shock protein produces MANGIVKWFNDSKGYGFIEQENGPDVFVHHSGIEGTGFKSLNEGDKVTFDVEEGQKGPAAVHVVVQ; encoded by the coding sequence ATGGCAAATGGGATAGTAAAATGGTTTAATGATTCTAAAGGATACGGTTTTATTGAGCAGGAAAATGGACCGGATGTATTTGTTCATCATTCCGGTATCGAAGGAACAGGTTTTAAATCGCTGAATGAGGGCGATAAAGTAACTTTTGATGTGGAAGAAGGACAAAAAGGCCCGGCTGCAGTTCATGTGGTCGTTCAATAA
- a CDS encoding ABC transporter ATP-binding protein, with protein sequence MTILEVKNLKKYFPVSGGVFLRRTGWVYALDGVSFAVNKGETLGIVGESGCGKTTLGRCIMGIYEPSDGEVVINGQSVFKLNSQQRKKLALNLQTIFQDPFESLDPRQTVKEILEEKYIIHGKKRENLETEINRLIETVGLLPDTLSKFPHEFSGGQRQRIGIARAISLEPEIIICDEPVSALDVSVQSKILNLLLKLQQTMGLTYVFISHDLSVVKHVSDRIAVMYLGKIVEMADANEIYENGRHPYTNALLSSIPMPDPESNRNRIILKGEVPSVENPPAGCRFNTRCEYVQNICRDKEPELLKNEKDPSHLTACHFFF encoded by the coding sequence ATGACGATTCTCGAAGTAAAAAATCTTAAAAAATATTTTCCTGTGAGCGGCGGTGTGTTTTTAAGGCGTACCGGTTGGGTTTATGCACTGGATGGCGTCTCTTTTGCTGTAAACAAAGGAGAAACTCTGGGTATTGTGGGCGAATCAGGATGCGGTAAAACGACTTTGGGAAGATGCATTATGGGTATTTATGAACCATCTGACGGAGAAGTTGTTATAAATGGTCAGAGTGTTTTCAAACTCAATTCGCAGCAGAGAAAAAAACTTGCTTTAAACTTACAGACGATTTTTCAGGATCCTTTTGAATCATTGGATCCCAGACAGACCGTCAAAGAAATTTTAGAAGAAAAATATATTATCCATGGCAAAAAAAGAGAGAACTTAGAGACGGAAATCAACAGATTGATTGAAACGGTAGGTCTGTTGCCTGATACCCTGTCTAAATTCCCCCATGAGTTTTCAGGCGGCCAGCGCCAGAGAATTGGTATAGCCAGAGCAATCAGTCTTGAACCGGAAATCATTATTTGTGATGAACCAGTGTCTGCTTTGGATGTTTCCGTTCAATCCAAAATCCTGAACCTTTTACTTAAACTCCAGCAGACAATGGGGCTGACCTATGTTTTTATTTCCCATGATTTGTCTGTTGTAAAACATGTCTCCGACAGGATTGCGGTCATGTATCTGGGGAAAATTGTTGAGATGGCAGATGCGAACGAAATATATGAGAATGGCCGGCATCCTTACACCAATGCATTGTTGTCTTCCATTCCCATGCCTGATCCAGAATCGAACCGGAATCGTATAATCTTAAAAGGAGAGGTGCCTTCCGTGGAGAACCCTCCTGCCGGATGCCGGTTTAATACGCGATGTGAATATGTTCAAAATATCTGTCGTGACAAGGAGCCTGAACTGCTGAAAAACGAAAAAGATCCAAGTCATTTGACTGCATGTCATTTTTTCTTTTGA
- a CDS encoding AAA family ATPase, whose protein sequence is MATLKYGILDNKGFLLLTGDVGTGKTTLINALIQSLGDDVICAAVPDPGLEKLEFFNYIAAAFGINREFSTKGVFLAHFKNFLIKASDDNKKVLLIIDEAQLLTQEMLEEIRLLSNIEKTDAKLINIFFIGQNEFNEILNREQNRAVRQRLTLNYNIDPLTSDETGEYIKHRLSVAGGTAPIFDVLAIQEVFMYSGGFPRRINVICDHCLLSGYVKEQKIINEAIVKECARELKIPAHIKNRDLNGFASQNKRKLPVATHKAYTSQLRKIGIKRRKRVFRSFLSGIVGLLLIFLVGFYLLPKYCSDSMENINKSVLTLKDKIFRIDSESYPAFTDQLAENKGEIKKNQVIRHMIQPQNALELKTITRENSLENRQHTKEINNSLYVRGNKYPESSDNSIDSDVNKKTFPLPNEKIVIRFKHNTNDFTEEGFKQLVKFSDALFLYPETKILISGYTDSEGYQSYNQKLSEFRANIIRSFFLGRGIKLEQIQIRGLGSQNPIESNDTAQGRIMNRRVEIEIIKEK, encoded by the coding sequence TTGGCTACTCTCAAATATGGTATTCTGGACAATAAGGGATTCCTTTTGTTGACAGGTGATGTTGGAACCGGAAAGACGACGTTGATCAATGCGCTCATTCAAAGCCTGGGTGATGATGTTATTTGTGCGGCTGTTCCGGACCCGGGTCTTGAAAAATTGGAATTTTTCAATTATATTGCTGCCGCATTTGGAATCAATCGGGAATTTTCCACAAAAGGTGTTTTTCTCGCACATTTTAAAAATTTTTTAATCAAGGCCAGTGACGACAACAAAAAAGTACTGCTCATCATTGATGAAGCTCAGCTTTTAACACAAGAAATGCTTGAAGAGATTCGTCTATTATCAAATATCGAAAAAACAGATGCCAAGCTTATTAATATTTTTTTTATAGGTCAGAATGAATTTAACGAAATTCTCAACAGAGAACAAAACAGAGCGGTAAGGCAAAGATTAACCTTAAATTACAATATTGATCCACTAACTTCGGACGAGACAGGTGAATATATAAAACATCGATTAAGTGTTGCAGGGGGTACTGCTCCTATTTTCGATGTACTCGCAATACAGGAGGTTTTTATGTATTCCGGTGGGTTTCCGAGAAGAATTAATGTGATTTGTGATCATTGCCTTTTATCCGGATACGTCAAAGAACAAAAAATAATAAATGAAGCCATTGTAAAAGAATGTGCAAGAGAACTCAAAATCCCGGCACATATCAAAAATCGGGATCTGAATGGTTTTGCAAGCCAAAATAAAAGGAAGCTGCCTGTTGCAACGCACAAGGCATATACATCTCAACTGAGGAAGATTGGAATCAAGAGAAGAAAAAGAGTCTTTCGGTCTTTTTTGAGTGGAATCGTTGGTCTTTTATTGATTTTTCTTGTCGGGTTTTACCTGCTTCCAAAGTATTGCAGTGATTCCATGGAAAATATAAACAAAAGTGTGCTGACTTTAAAAGATAAGATTTTTAGAATTGATTCGGAATCATATCCTGCCTTTACAGATCAGCTGGCTGAAAACAAAGGAGAAATAAAAAAAAATCAGGTCATAAGACATATGATTCAACCACAGAATGCGCTTGAATTAAAAACAATTACCAGAGAAAATAGCCTTGAAAACCGCCAGCATACGAAAGAAATTAATAATAGTTTATATGTTCGGGGAAATAAATATCCTGAATCTTCAGACAATTCCATAGATAGTGATGTTAATAAAAAAACTTTTCCATTGCCCAATGAAAAAATAGTTATCAGGTTTAAGCATAATACCAATGATTTTACAGAAGAAGGTTTTAAGCAACTGGTCAAATTTTCAGATGCCTTGTTCTTATATCCTGAGACTAAAATTTTAATTTCAGGATATACGGATTCAGAAGGATATCAAAGTTATAATCAGAAACTTTCCGAGTTCAGAGCCAATATTATCAGGAGTTTTTTTCTTGGCAGAGGAATTAAATTAGAGCAGATACAGATCAGGGGTTTAGGAAGTCAAAATCCTATTGAAAGTAACGATACCGCACAAGGGAGAATAATGAACAGGCGCGTTGAAATTGAAATTATTAAAGAAAAATAA